From the Ciconia boyciana chromosome 24, ASM3463844v1, whole genome shotgun sequence genome, one window contains:
- the SMIM44 gene encoding small integral membrane protein 44: protein MALAGGTPLPGTGGAWGSRHLLQSPPEEDGVLYVDYKPPALDSIRLPRYVLYLVMAATLVLVVAYAIVGHLIKDLVHDFADWAFGPKPEEEKAVMDEGTVPEVEWLEEDGVPAEGKPESEGAGALPGMDIPLGLLTTAPRSSISFADSHKKRFF, encoded by the exons ATGGCCTTGGCGGGGGGCACCCCGCTCCCTGGCACCGGGGGGGCATGGGGGTCGCGGCACTTGCTGCAATCTCCCCCCGAGGAGGACGGGGTGCTGTACGTGGACTACAAGCCCCCGGCCCTGGACAGCATCCGCCTGCCCCGCTATGTCCTTTACCTGGTGATGGCGGCCAccctggtgctggtggtggcatACGCCATCGTGGGGCACCTCATCAAGGACCTGGTGCACGACTTTGCCG ACTGGGCGTTCGGGCCCAAGCCAGAAGAGGAGAAGGCGGTGATGGACGAGGGGACTGTGCCGGAGGTGGAGTGGCTGGAGGAGGACGGGGTGCCGGCAGAGGGGAAGCCGGAGAGTGAAGGCGCCGGTGCCCTGCCCGGCATGGACATCCCGCTGGGGCTGCTCACCACCGCCCCGCGCAGCTCCATCTCCTTTGCCGACTCCCACAAGAAGAGGTTTTTCTAG
- the SMIM24 gene encoding small integral membrane protein 24, whose protein sequence is MSPGVPSVPLCRAWHNRDPVPWDGGSCSLRDGVPLKPSPSPPLFPSPSPSPCRAGTGPKELQPWLISLTAVVVFLFIVFVLLLANRLWQIRMRRQQGGLRETRRTDRPEHGGRANPAAEKDGDEESDGEEQSKATSF, encoded by the exons atgtcccctggtgtccccagcgTTCCCCTGTGCCGGGCTTGGCACAACCGAGACCCTGTGCCATGGGATGGGGGGTCCTGTTCCCTGCGGGATGGGGTTCCCCTGAagccgtccccatccccacccctgttcccgtccccgtccccgtccccctgccgTGCAGGCACCGGCCCcaaggagctgcagccctggctcaTCAGCCTCACGGCCGTCGTCGTCTTCCTCTTCATCGTCTTCGTGCTCCTGCTCGCCAACCGGCTCTGGCAGATCAGGATGCGCAG GCAGCAGGGCGGGCTCCGGGAGACCCGGCGGACTGACAG GCCGGAGCACGGCGGCCGCGCCAACCCGGCGGCCGAGAAGGACGGCGACGAGGAGAGCGACGGCGAGGAGCAGAGCAAGGCCACGTCCTTCTGA